The stretch of DNA AAAATGGTGCCATGTTGCTTCAACCGGAGGACAAAGTAAATATTATATTTTAAATAACATGGTACGTGTGAATGGAATACCTGAAAACCGCAGATCTCGTAAATTAAAAGATGGTGATTTAGTTGACGTGGAAAACATAGGCTCTTTTGTTGTAGTTTCTCAAATGGAGGACTTATGATTGATTTTAAAGAATTTAAATATCAATTATTTTCGTAATTACAATTATTTACACTGGGAACCTCATACAGGTATAAATTTCATTACTGGTTCAAATGCCCAGGGAAAAACAAATTTATTAGAGGCAGTTTTTTTTAGTGGTATGGGCTATTCATTTAGGAGAAAAGGTAGCAACGTTGTTAATTGGTATAGTAAAAAAAGTTCATTTATCAAAGCAACATATCAATTAAACAATACAACCATGGACATATCTCTACACATTAACCATGATGGTATGAAAAAAATATTTGTTAATGGTACCGAAGAAAAGCGCAAGTCCTTACCTGGACGTTATGGTATTATTTTGTTCAAGCCTGATGACCTGCAAATAATTAAGGGTCCCCCTTCTGGAAAAAGGGATTTTATTGACTATGATATCGGTATTATTGATCCGCTGTATTCGCGAAATTTAATACATTATCGCCGGGTATTGGAACAAAGAAATTATTTATTGCGCACCGGAGGGATAAACAACGATTCATTCCAAACTTGGAATGAATCGTTTTATCAATATGGTGCCGAGTTATTGGCAGGTCGTATCAGGCTTCTAAAAAAATATATACCGCTGGTTCGGAAAATATATGCAGATATAGCGGGCGGTCACGAAGTGCTAGAAATGAAATATTTATCAACTTTAAATATAACTGGTAAAACCGATATCCAACAAATTATTAAGGAATTTATTACTGAAGGAAAAACCAGGCAAAGGGAAGAATTATATAAGAAGCAAACTATTTTTGGTCCACACCGGGATGACATTTGTTTTCTAATAAATAATAAAGATGCCCGTTATTATGCTTCACAAGGTCAGATAAGGTCTATTGTATTGGCTTTAAAAACTGCCCAAATACAGTTATTTTATAATGAGAACGGTGAATATCCCATATTTTTATTAGATGATGTTCTTACGGAATTGGATGAGCAGCGTCAGCATTATTTATTAATGCTGATTAACAACCAGGTCCAGTCCTTTATTACAACAACAACACCTGTTGCTAAAATTAGCCATTATGCAAACAGGGTATACTTAATAAATAACGGTGTGTTGAGGGAGGTTATTTGATGTTTTTACACCTTGGCGGGGACGTTATTGTTCCTAAAAAGGATATAGTAGCTATTTTAGATATCAGGTCCCAATCTTCTGCTATCACGCGTGAATTTTTAGATATGGCCAAGGATGAAGGTTTTATTGTTAATATATCGGAACCAGGTAAAGAAAAAACCTATATTATAACTGGTAGTGAAATATATTTGTCACCAATTTCTTGCACCACATTAAAAAAACGGGCCTTATAAAATTATGTAATAAACAGAAACGGAGGATATTCCTTGTTGGATAATAATACCAGGTATGGTGCAGAAGAAATTCAAGTACTGGAAGGATTAGAAGCCGTTCGGCGTAGACCTGGCATGTATATTGGCAGCACTAGTGCCAGGGGGCTTCACCACCTAGTTTATGAAGTTGTTGATAACAGTATTGATGAGGCTATGGCGGGATATTGCGATAAAATTGATATTATTATACACCATGATAATACAGTTACAGTGGTGGATAATGGTCGTGGTATTCCTGTGGGCATTCACCCCAAGATGGGTCTACCCGCAGTAGAGGTAGTGCTGACCAAATTGCATGCCGGTGGCAAGTTTGGCGGTGGTGGTTATAAAGTAAGTGGCGGCTTGCACGGAGTAGGTGTTTCAGTAGTCAATGCTCTGTCGGAGTGGCTTGAGGTTGAAGTGCGCAGAGATGGTTTTATATATCACCAGCGCTTCGAAAGAGGGGTATCTGTAACCAGTTTAAAAACAATAGGTAAAGCTAAAAATACAGGGACCAAAGTGACCTTTAAACCCGATCCGGAAATATTTGAGGAATTGGAATTTAGTCAAGATACATTGGTGCAGCGTCTAAGAGAGCTTTCTTTTCTTACTAAAGGAGTAAAAATCACATTTATTGACGAACGTACCGAACAACAGTGTGTTTATCAGCATAGTGGCGGTATTAGGGATTTTGTACTGTATTTAAATAAAAATAAAAGTGTTCAACACAAACCCGTATATTTTGAGGATACTAAAGACCAGATTATGGTTGAGGTGGCTTTTCAATATACCGATGGGTTTGTGGAAAATTTATTTTCTTATGTAAATAATATACACACAATAGATGGTGGTACCCATGAAACTGGCTTTAGAACAGCCCTAACCCGAGTTATTAACGATTATGGAAAAAAATACAATATCTTAAAAAATGGTTCATCAAGCCTGCTTGGTGAGGATATACGCGAAGGGTTGACATCTATTATCAGCGTAAAGGTGCCTGAGCCACAGTTTGAGGGGCAAACTAAAACCAAATTGGGCAACAGTGAAGTACGCGGTATTGTGGATGCTGTGGTTTCTGATTATCTCAGTACATTTTTAGAAGAAAACCCCAGTGTAGCTCGTAAGATACTGGAAAAATCAATTAATGCCTCCAGGGCGAGAGAAGCGGCCCGTAAGGCAAGAGAGTTGACCAGGCGTAAAACCGCCCTTGAAAGTTCTACTTTACCAGGAAAACTAGCTGACTGCTCGGAGCGGGATCCATCTTTAAGTGAGTTATTTATTGTGGAAGGGGATTCGGCCGGAGGTTCGGCTAAGCAGGGTAGGGACAGGCGCTACCAGGCTATACTGCCACTGCGTGGTAAAATATTAAATGTTGAAAAATCAAGGTTAGATAAAATATTATCCAATGAAGAAATAAGGGCTTTGATAACAGCACTGGGCACGGGAATTGGCGATGATTTTAATATTGAAAAAGCCCGTTATCATAAAATAATAATTATGACTGATGCAGATGTGGATGGGGCTCATATTCGTACTTTACTTCTTACTTTTTTTTACCGCTATATGCGACAGTTAATTGAAAATGGGTATGCCTATATAGCTCAACCACCATTATACCGAGTGCGTAAAGAAAAAAAAGAGTACTATGTTTATAATGATAAAGAATTAGAACAACTGCTAAATAGAGTTGGGCGTGATAGAATATCTTTACAACGATATAAAGGTTTGGGAGAAATGAACCCGGAACAGCTTTGGGACACCACCATGAATTTTGACACTCGCACTATTTTACAAGTACAATTGGAGGATGCTATTGAGGCCAATCAAATATTCTCCATGCTTATGGGGGATAAAGTGGAACCACGCCGGGTGTTTATTCAGAATAATGCCCGTGCAGTGAGAAATCTTGATATATGATTGCTTTATATCAGTATGGCGGGAATTAATTTCCCGTTTTTTTATAAATTAAAAAGTTGATCTGTAGCTAATCGGTTGTGGTTTTATCTCCACCAAATTAAGGTATTGCCATTGATAAATTCGGCAACTATACTTAATAATGTTGACTTTATTTTAATTTTGAGGTGAATTGTATTGCCTGCTTTAACCGGAAAAGTTATACCTATAGATATAAATGAGGAAATGAAACACTCTTACCTGGATTATGCCATGAGCGTAATTGTGGGGAGGGCTTTACCCGATGTAAGGGATGGCTTGAAACCTGTGCACCGCCGAATTCTTTATGCTATGCATACGCTTGGTGTAACCCCGGATAAACCGCACCGTAAGTCAGCATATATAGTCGGTGAAGTAATGGCTAAGTATCACCCCCACGGTGACTCTGCCATTTATGACACCTTAGTGAGGCTGGCCCAGGATTTTGCTTCTCGTTACCCCCTTGTAGACGGGCACGGTAACTTTGGATCAGTAGATGGCGATGCACCAGCGGCTATGCGTTATACGGAAGCCCGTTTATCTAAAATTACCACTGAACTACTAGCTGATATTGATAAAGAAACGGTTGACTTTATACCTAATTATGATGAAAGCGGTAAGGAACCTGTTATTCTACCCTCCCGTTTTCCCAATTTACTTGTTAATGGTTCTGCTGGTATTGCCGTTGGTATGGCAACCAATATTCCACCTCATAACCTGAACGAGGTTATAGATGGTTTTGTTATGCTTATAGATAACCCACAGATTGATATTGCTGATTTAATGAAACATATCAAAGGACCGGATTTTCCCACCGGTGCTATTATTATGGGACGGGATGGTATACGCTCGGCATATAAAACCGGCAGAGGAACAGTTAAGGTAAGAGCCAAGGCAGAAATAGAGGATAACGGTAAAAAAACCAGCATAATTGTTTCTGAGTTACCTTATCAAGTAAATAAGGCACGTTTAATAGAAAAAATTGCCGAACTGGTAAAAGATAAAAAAATTGACGGTATTTCTGATTTAAGGGATGAATCAGACAGGCATGGTATGCGTATTGTTATTGAGTTGCGCCGGGATGCAAATCCCAAGGTGATATTGAACCAATTATACAAGCATACTCAAATGCAAGATTCTTTTGGTATTATAATGCTGGCACTGGTTAATGGTGAACCTAAGGTTTTAAATTTGAAGGAAGTGTTGCATCATTATCTCGAGCACCAAAAGGATATAATTGTACGGCGTACCAAATACGAATTAAACAAAGCAGAGGAAAGAGCCCACATAGTAGAGGGACTACGTATAGCACTGGCTAACTTGGATGAGGTAATTAAGATTATCCGTGGTTCCAAAAATACAGATACAGCCAGAGAAGGGCTGATGAATAGATTTAATTTTTCTGAAAAACAGGCCCAGGCAATTTTAGATATGCGTTTACATCGCTTGACCGGCCTGGAAAGGGAAAAATTAGAAGCTGAATATAAAGAGTTGATTAAAAAGATAGATTACCTTCGCTCGGTATTAGCAGATGAAAGAATGGTTCTGGGTATTGTCAAAGAGGAAATAATAGCTATTAAAAATAAATTCGGGGATAAACGCCGCACTATTATTTCCAGTGAAAGTATTGATGTGGAAGATGAAGACTTAATATCCGAAGAGGATGTTGTGATTGCAATTACTAATCAGGGTTATATAAAAAGAATGCCCCTGGACACGTATCATAGTCAGAGAAGGGGTGGACGTGGCATTAATGCTATGGGTATCAAGGACGATGATTTTTTACGACATTTATTTATTGCCACCACCCATCATTATTTTTTATTTTTCACAAATAAAGGCAAAGTTTACAGGTTAAAAGGATACGAAATTCCAGAATCAGGTCGCCAGGCACGGGGCACTGCTATCGTTAATTTGCTTTATATAGATAAAGATGAATATATAACTACGGTTATACCCATTAGAGAATTTGATAATGATTATTATCTACTTATGGCTACACGCCGTGGTATTATTAAGAAAACACCCCTAAATGAATATGGTTATACCAAAAGGGATGGTATAAAAGCACTTAATTTGGATGATGGTGATGCGCTAGTTAATGCTTTACTAACAGATGGCACAGTGGAAATTATTATCGGCACTCAAAATGGTTTAGCTATAAGATTTTCCGAGGAAGATGTACGTTCCACAGGTAGAGTTACCAGGGGTGTTAAGGGAATTACTTTAAATGAACACGATGAAGTTGTATCCATGGATTTGATACGTGAAGATTCTGAATTACTGGTAGTAACCAGTAAGGGATATGGTAAACGAACTAAAATTAATGAATATAGAACTCAAACTCGAGGCGGTAAAGGAATAATAAATATAAAATGCACAGAGAGAAATGGTCTTGTTGTATCATTGCAAGTGGTTAAACCCGAAGACGAAGTATTAATGATTAGTGCGGATGGTATAATGATTCGGATTAAAGCCGACGATGTATCTTTATTTGGTAGAATTACCCAGGGAGTATTGTTGATGAAACTGGGTGAGGGTGATCATGTGGTAGCAGTGGCTAAAGTAATTAGCGGGGAAGATTAATTTAACCCGCTTTTTTTTATGTGTTATGATGTTTATTTTATTGTGTGTATTGTTGACAGTGAAATATGGCCTGTGCTATATTAATAAAGTCTTTATAAATGGTAATGATGCCATAATTTTTAACTTGATTATGCATTACTTTGAATGATAATATAAATAAGTCGTTGCAAGCGGCGATAAAAAAAATAAATTTTATATTGACATCAACGCTTCTAAACGATATAATTTAACACGTCGCCGTAATGGCGATATAAATAAACTAAAGGTCCTTGAAAACTAAACAGTGCAAAGAGATGGAAGTTGAACGATGAGTTCAACAAACCAAACCTCGTCAAGCAAAGCTAAAAGCGCAAGCTAATAGCAAACGCAAGAAACGAGTAATTCATTAAAGCGAGCAAAGATTAAACTCTATGAAACAAACGGGGACAGTCCTGCGTCTGGTTCAACCAGGCCTAACAAGCAGGAGAACATCCCCGCACCATAAACTTTTATGGAGAGTTTGATCCTGGCTCAGGACGAACGCTGGCGGCGTGCTTAACACATGCAAGTCGAACGGGGTTTAGTCGAAAGTTTACTTTTAGCTAAACCTAGTGGCGGACGGGTGAGTAACGCGTGGATAACCTGCCCCATAGCCTGGGATAACGCCGGGAAACTGGTGCTAATACCGGATACGTTCATTGGATTGCATAATCTGATGAAGAAAGGTGCAAACCGCTACTGGATGGGTCCGCGTCCCATTAGCTAGTTGGTAGGGTAACGGCCTACCAAGGCACCGATGGGTAGCCGGCCTGAGAGGGCGACCGGCCACACTGGAACTGAGACACGGTCCAGACTCCTACGGGAGGCAGCAGTGGGGAATCTTCCGCAATGGGCGCAAGCCTGACGGAGCAACGCCGCGTGAGTGACGAAGGTCTTCGGATTGTAAAACTCTGTCCAAAGGGAAGAAACAAATGACGGTACCTTTGGAGGAAGCCCCGGCTAACTACGTGCCAGCAGCCGCGGTAAAACGTAGGGGGCAAGCGTTGTCCGGAATTACTGGGCGTAAAGGGCGTGTAGGCGGCTCTACAAGTTAGAAGTGAAACCTATCAGCTCAACTGATAGCCTGCTTCTAAAACTGTCGGGCTTGAGTGCAGTAGAGGGGAGTGGAATTCCCAGTGTAGCGGTGAAATGCGTAGATATTGGGAGGAACACCAGTGGCGAAAGCGGCTCCCTGGCCTGTAACTGACGCTGAGGCGCGAAAGCGTGGGTAGCAAACAGGATTAGATACCCTGGTAGTCCACGCCGTAAACGATGGGTGCTAGGTGTTGGGGGTATCGACCCCCCCAGTGCCGCAGTTAACGCAATAAGCACCCCGCCTGGGGAGTACGGCCGCAAGGCTGAAACTCAAAGGAATTGACGGGGGCCCGCACAAGCGGTGGAGTATGTGGTTTAATTCGACGCAACGCGAAGAACCTTACCAGGTCTTGACATCTCCTGATCGTCATGGAAACATGATCTTTCCCTTCGGGGAACAGGAAGACAGGTGGTGCATGGTTGTCGTCAGCTCGTGTCGTGAGATGTTGGGTTAAGTCCCGCAACGAGCGCAACCCCTACCTTTAGTTGCCAGCATGTAGAGAT from Desulfoscipio gibsoniae DSM 7213 encodes:
- a CDS encoding RNA-binding S4 domain-containing protein, whose protein sequence is MVNKIFINKQIKLDQFLKWCHVASTGGQSKYYILNNMVRVNGIPENRRSRKLKDGDLVDVENIGSFVVVSQMEDL
- the recF gene encoding DNA replication/repair protein RecF (All proteins in this family for which functions are known are DNA-binding proteins that assist the filamentation of RecA onto DNA for the initiation of recombination or recombinational repair.); this encodes MILKNLNINYFRNYNYLHWEPHTGINFITGSNAQGKTNLLEAVFFSGMGYSFRRKGSNVVNWYSKKSSFIKATYQLNNTTMDISLHINHDGMKKIFVNGTEEKRKSLPGRYGIILFKPDDLQIIKGPPSGKRDFIDYDIGIIDPLYSRNLIHYRRVLEQRNYLLRTGGINNDSFQTWNESFYQYGAELLAGRIRLLKKYIPLVRKIYADIAGGHEVLEMKYLSTLNITGKTDIQQIIKEFITEGKTRQREELYKKQTIFGPHRDDICFLINNKDARYYASQGQIRSIVLALKTAQIQLFYNENGEYPIFLLDDVLTELDEQRQHYLLMLINNQVQSFITTTTPVAKISHYANRVYLINNGVLREVI
- the remB gene encoding extracellular matrix regulator RemB, with amino-acid sequence MFLHLGGDVIVPKKDIVAILDIRSQSSAITREFLDMAKDEGFIVNISEPGKEKTYIITGSEIYLSPISCTTLKKRAL
- the gyrB gene encoding DNA topoisomerase (ATP-hydrolyzing) subunit B; the encoded protein is MLDNNTRYGAEEIQVLEGLEAVRRRPGMYIGSTSARGLHHLVYEVVDNSIDEAMAGYCDKIDIIIHHDNTVTVVDNGRGIPVGIHPKMGLPAVEVVLTKLHAGGKFGGGGYKVSGGLHGVGVSVVNALSEWLEVEVRRDGFIYHQRFERGVSVTSLKTIGKAKNTGTKVTFKPDPEIFEELEFSQDTLVQRLRELSFLTKGVKITFIDERTEQQCVYQHSGGIRDFVLYLNKNKSVQHKPVYFEDTKDQIMVEVAFQYTDGFVENLFSYVNNIHTIDGGTHETGFRTALTRVINDYGKKYNILKNGSSSLLGEDIREGLTSIISVKVPEPQFEGQTKTKLGNSEVRGIVDAVVSDYLSTFLEENPSVARKILEKSINASRAREAARKARELTRRKTALESSTLPGKLADCSERDPSLSELFIVEGDSAGGSAKQGRDRRYQAILPLRGKILNVEKSRLDKILSNEEIRALITALGTGIGDDFNIEKARYHKIIIMTDADVDGAHIRTLLLTFFYRYMRQLIENGYAYIAQPPLYRVRKEKKEYYVYNDKELEQLLNRVGRDRISLQRYKGLGEMNPEQLWDTTMNFDTRTILQVQLEDAIEANQIFSMLMGDKVEPRRVFIQNNARAVRNLDI
- the gyrA gene encoding DNA gyrase subunit A, which translates into the protein MPALTGKVIPIDINEEMKHSYLDYAMSVIVGRALPDVRDGLKPVHRRILYAMHTLGVTPDKPHRKSAYIVGEVMAKYHPHGDSAIYDTLVRLAQDFASRYPLVDGHGNFGSVDGDAPAAMRYTEARLSKITTELLADIDKETVDFIPNYDESGKEPVILPSRFPNLLVNGSAGIAVGMATNIPPHNLNEVIDGFVMLIDNPQIDIADLMKHIKGPDFPTGAIIMGRDGIRSAYKTGRGTVKVRAKAEIEDNGKKTSIIVSELPYQVNKARLIEKIAELVKDKKIDGISDLRDESDRHGMRIVIELRRDANPKVILNQLYKHTQMQDSFGIIMLALVNGEPKVLNLKEVLHHYLEHQKDIIVRRTKYELNKAEERAHIVEGLRIALANLDEVIKIIRGSKNTDTAREGLMNRFNFSEKQAQAILDMRLHRLTGLEREKLEAEYKELIKKIDYLRSVLADERMVLGIVKEEIIAIKNKFGDKRRTIISSESIDVEDEDLISEEDVVIAITNQGYIKRMPLDTYHSQRRGGRGINAMGIKDDDFLRHLFIATTHHYFLFFTNKGKVYRLKGYEIPESGRQARGTAIVNLLYIDKDEYITTVIPIREFDNDYYLLMATRRGIIKKTPLNEYGYTKRDGIKALNLDDGDALVNALLTDGTVEIIIGTQNGLAIRFSEEDVRSTGRVTRGVKGITLNEHDEVVSMDLIREDSELLVVTSKGYGKRTKINEYRTQTRGGKGIINIKCTERNGLVVSLQVVKPEDEVLMISADGIMIRIKADDVSLFGRITQGVLLMKLGEGDHVVAVAKVISGED